A single genomic interval of Lewinellaceae bacterium harbors:
- a CDS encoding type II toxin-antitoxin system RelE/ParE family toxin, with protein sequence MRVQLTATARKRYREIYDYFKSVGASKKGRRIRAQVNKKILLLRDTPMMGQEEESLVELGQGHRYLVEEHYKIIYRIIDDVVYITDIFDTRQDSDKMKP encoded by the coding sequence ATGAGGGTTCAGCTTACTGCCACCGCGAGGAAGCGTTACCGAGAGATTTATGATTATTTCAAAAGTGTTGGTGCTTCCAAGAAAGGGCGCCGGATCAGAGCCCAGGTCAATAAAAAGATTTTGTTGCTCAGGGATACTCCTATGATGGGCCAGGAAGAAGAAAGTTTGGTAGAATTGGGACAAGGCCACCGCTATCTGGTGGAAGAGCACTACAAGATCATCTACCGGATCATAGATGATGTTGTTTATATAACAGATATCTTTGATACCCGCCAAGATTCGGACAAAATGAAGCCCTAA
- a CDS encoding DUF4240 domain-containing protein, producing the protein MTTKISVPLSEVDEKFLKELKEKYPSHTRLDIQVVNLDEIPAFSEEDFWSVIGLLDWDAETRNEVLTPAVEALAQHPASHIYLFEDILAEKLYMLDTKAHAQASYPEDSFSEDGFLYVRAAVVAQGKEKYYRVLQAPCQINPDEDFEPLLSLAALAYEQKTGSEFDYISPIRYETYANEEGWQ; encoded by the coding sequence ATGACTACGAAGATCAGCGTACCGCTTTCCGAAGTCGATGAAAAGTTCCTAAAGGAGCTCAAGGAGAAGTATCCCAGCCATACCCGCCTGGACATTCAGGTGGTCAACCTGGATGAAATTCCGGCTTTTTCGGAAGAGGACTTTTGGTCCGTTATCGGCTTGCTGGACTGGGACGCGGAAACCAGAAATGAAGTGTTGACTCCGGCCGTTGAAGCACTTGCCCAGCATCCCGCCAGCCACATTTACCTTTTTGAAGATATACTCGCAGAAAAGCTTTATATGCTGGACACCAAAGCCCATGCCCAGGCATCTTATCCTGAGGATTCCTTCTCAGAAGATGGCTTTCTGTATGTAAGGGCAGCTGTTGTCGCCCAGGGGAAAGAGAAATATTATCGGGTTTTACAAGCCCCCTGCCAAATAAATCCGGATGAAGATTTCGAACCGTTGCTTTCTTTAGCGGCGTTGGCGTATGAACAAAAAACCGGTTCGGAATTCGACTATATTTCTCCCATCAGGTACGAAACTTATGCCAACGAAGAAGGCTGGCAGTAA
- a CDS encoding DUF262 domain-containing protein — protein MKANEVNLNRFLSQADTQFVIPVYQRNYDWSGVQCEQLLNDIFKAGNDRKVNSHFIGSIVYIHDDVYSSSGIRELTIIDGQQRLTTVTLIYAVLLSLAREQQNHQLISRIEETYLINKFAQNEKLKLRPTENNDQALKHLLRSDGQQHEFKGYSRLVDNFNFFRNHINSINAELVQRGLDKLIFVEVSLERGKDDPQRIFESLNSTGLELSQADLIRNYILMGLKPKEQNRIYEQFWLPIETLARDEERNAERVSDLIRDFLTLENREIPNKNKVYQDFKKKYPFQEISELEEVLAKLKRFAHHYNKLLNPQNEPDRDIVKQLKWINKLDVNVAFPFLMEAYDDYQSGKLDKGAFVEVLELVQSFTWRRFVVGLPTNALNKIFMRLHEDVNYSNYVVSLYQSLMRKRGTQRFPRDGEVIATLRERDMYNIRPRNRSYFLERLENFENREPVQIDRNPDITVEHIFPQNPDPNWKITLGEEEFNFIKENYLNTIGNLTLSGNNGRLGNKYFTEKRDMSLDGKEQGYRYSRLWLNKGLADLEQWDKKTIESRFKRIAKRFLQIWKLPDVPLEEAPSEEVNIFDAEDPTYKKLEYAIFFDQKLSFRHVSQLYDHVLKLLFEMEPEIFFSPELSSKLSLTQDESQLRQALKISETYYVEANLDSRSKFERMKMLLSLLELEDELSVKYEGG, from the coding sequence ATGAAAGCAAATGAAGTCAATCTCAACCGGTTCCTTAGCCAGGCGGATACACAATTCGTCATTCCAGTTTATCAAAGGAACTACGACTGGTCAGGGGTTCAATGCGAACAATTACTGAATGACATTTTTAAGGCAGGCAATGACCGGAAAGTCAACTCCCATTTTATCGGAAGTATAGTTTATATCCATGATGATGTATATTCCAGCTCCGGTATACGGGAGTTAACGATCATTGATGGCCAACAGCGCTTGACTACTGTTACTTTGATCTATGCTGTATTGTTGAGCCTGGCTCGCGAACAGCAGAATCATCAGTTGATCAGCCGGATTGAGGAAACCTATTTGATCAATAAGTTTGCCCAAAATGAAAAGCTCAAACTTCGGCCTACTGAAAATAATGACCAGGCATTAAAGCACCTCCTCAGAAGTGATGGCCAGCAACATGAATTCAAAGGTTATTCCCGGCTTGTCGATAACTTTAATTTTTTCCGGAATCATATCAACTCCATCAATGCTGAACTCGTACAGCGGGGACTAGACAAACTCATCTTCGTAGAGGTGTCTTTGGAACGAGGAAAGGATGACCCCCAACGCATTTTTGAAAGCCTGAATTCCACCGGCCTTGAACTTAGCCAAGCTGACTTGATCCGCAATTACATCCTTATGGGGTTAAAGCCCAAGGAACAGAATCGCATCTATGAGCAGTTTTGGCTACCCATTGAAACGCTTGCCCGTGACGAGGAACGGAACGCGGAAAGAGTCTCGGACCTCATCAGGGATTTTTTAACCTTAGAAAACAGGGAAATCCCGAATAAGAACAAGGTCTATCAGGACTTTAAAAAAAAGTACCCTTTCCAGGAGATCAGCGAATTGGAGGAAGTCCTGGCTAAGCTTAAACGGTTTGCTCATCATTACAATAAATTGCTCAACCCACAAAACGAGCCTGATCGGGATATCGTAAAACAATTGAAATGGATCAACAAGCTCGATGTCAATGTAGCTTTCCCATTTCTGATGGAAGCCTATGATGATTATCAATCTGGAAAACTTGATAAAGGGGCATTCGTGGAAGTCCTTGAGTTGGTTCAGTCTTTTACCTGGCGCCGCTTTGTGGTTGGTTTGCCAACCAATGCTTTGAATAAGATTTTTATGCGGTTGCATGAAGATGTGAACTACAGCAATTATGTGGTTTCCCTTTACCAGTCGTTGATGCGCAAACGTGGTACTCAGCGTTTTCCCCGGGATGGGGAGGTCATTGCCACTCTTCGGGAACGGGATATGTATAATATCCGCCCGCGCAACCGCAGTTATTTCCTGGAGCGGTTGGAGAATTTCGAAAACAGGGAACCGGTTCAAATAGATAGGAATCCCGATATCACAGTAGAGCATATATTTCCTCAGAATCCCGACCCCAATTGGAAAATTACCCTGGGAGAAGAGGAATTCAATTTCATCAAAGAAAATTACCTCAATACTATTGGCAACCTGACTCTTTCTGGAAATAATGGGCGCCTGGGAAATAAATACTTCACCGAAAAGCGCGACATGAGCCTTGATGGGAAGGAACAGGGCTACCGCTATAGCCGGCTATGGCTTAATAAAGGCTTAGCTGACCTCGAACAATGGGACAAAAAGACTATTGAGAGCCGGTTCAAGCGAATTGCCAAACGCTTCTTACAAATATGGAAGCTTCCTGATGTTCCTTTAGAAGAAGCGCCTTCCGAAGAGGTCAATATCTTTGATGCCGAAGACCCCACTTATAAGAAGCTGGAATATGCAATTTTCTTCGACCAAAAATTATCCTTTCGCCATGTCAGCCAACTCTATGACCATGTGTTAAAACTCTTGTTCGAAATGGAACCTGAAATATTCTTTAGCCCTGAATTGTCTTCCAAACTATCTTTGACTCAGGATGAATCCCAACTGCGTCAGGCTTTGAAAATATCAGAGACCTATTACGTGGAGGCAAATTTGGATAGCCGTAGTAAATTCGAGCGAATGAAGATGCTTTTGTCATTACTGGAGTTGGAAGATGAGCTGTCTGTGAAGTATGAGGGAGGATAA
- a CDS encoding TonB-dependent receptor, protein MRNFIRINKSISYSFKALAAFLVLCLTTFGAYAQDITVTGTVSSEDGREPLVGVNIVEKDTQNGAVSDADGAYSITVPPNATLVFSYIGYEPREVAVENRARIDIGMQEAGQLLDEVVVMGYKSEVKSNVASAISSVKAENIEKLPVLGIDQTLQGQVAGLQVTQTTGAPGADIAVRIRGAGTLGNNNPLFVVDGVPTTGNINMFSTSDIESVDVLKDGAAAAIYGSRAANGVILITTKKGKAGKPQFSFNSYYGFQDAYTLPDLLNAREYVGIRNQAIKNANTLRDLPRQLDTFDLAILDTLPDVNWLNEVFRTAPIQKYMLSASGGSDNGSYYIAGEYLDQDGVFRGQGFKKYLLRFNGEVKSRRIKIGNNLSFSFADQKVINSSGDGAGPGNELSGIRYTLIAAPVFPIRNKDGEYIKTSTELGEPNLFGDGNANPLAFIDATDWTIKRYRFFGSVFAELNLLEGLNLRTTLGGDFLFRNEKLFKERLSQAIYDPSSLNEGRVIEQNLVWNNTLDFSRSLGASDQHRFSVLLGMEAIQNRTDYLGASANNFLLTDPVYRYINNSLTQEVGDINASGIVTEWALLSYFGQLNYSYGGRYVLNASVRRDGSSRFGKENRYGTFPSVSVAWNVSNEPFFAGVGLFSDLKIRASWGVLGNQEIGNYPFSSLVETGRRVYAFGGQIATGAALIETGNPKIKWETTTQRDIGLELSLLKGRFTLLADYYEKKSSDILVRVPIPQAGGSLNPPFVNAGEVENKGFELALGYQQRIRDFHFSINGNISTVQNVVLSLADSEPILGGFGLSDGPLTKTEPGYPIGSFFLYKMEGLFQTQEEIDASPFQSDDTRPGDVKFADLNDDGVIDDEDRAHLGNPFPELIYGINTAFEFKNFDLSLLFQGVKGNDVYFLYGNFAYETQSRGFNAYRDILDSWSPGNTDATIPKVSVDDRNGNRRPSTRFLEDGSYMRLRNVTLGYDFSNLLKNTKVASRLRVYLSVQNALTFTSYPGLDPEIQANTNDTQGFNVSSDLAVGIDWGTVPAPRTFIAGVNLDF, encoded by the coding sequence ATGAGGAACTTTATACGTATCAATAAGAGTATATCCTACAGCTTTAAGGCGCTCGCCGCCTTTCTGGTGCTGTGTTTGACAACCTTTGGGGCTTATGCCCAGGATATTACGGTCACCGGGACGGTGAGCTCCGAAGACGGGCGCGAACCCCTGGTCGGCGTAAATATTGTAGAAAAAGACACTCAAAACGGCGCTGTCTCCGACGCGGACGGCGCCTACAGCATCACGGTTCCCCCGAACGCCACCCTAGTATTCAGTTATATCGGCTACGAACCCCGGGAGGTGGCGGTGGAAAACAGGGCCAGGATCGACATCGGCATGCAGGAGGCCGGGCAACTGCTGGATGAGGTGGTGGTAATGGGGTATAAATCAGAAGTGAAGAGCAACGTGGCCAGCGCCATATCCTCCGTTAAGGCCGAAAACATCGAGAAACTCCCTGTATTGGGCATCGACCAAACCTTGCAGGGGCAGGTGGCGGGGCTACAGGTCACTCAGACTACCGGCGCTCCCGGCGCCGATATTGCTGTGCGGATCAGAGGGGCCGGCACTTTGGGCAACAACAACCCGCTTTTCGTGGTTGATGGCGTGCCCACCACCGGCAATATCAATATGTTTTCCACCAGCGATATCGAGTCGGTGGACGTCCTCAAAGACGGAGCGGCGGCGGCCATCTACGGGTCGAGGGCGGCCAATGGGGTGATCCTGATCACCACCAAAAAGGGCAAGGCCGGCAAGCCCCAATTCAGCTTCAATTCCTACTACGGCTTCCAGGATGCTTACACTTTGCCCGACCTCTTAAACGCCAGGGAATATGTGGGCATCCGCAACCAGGCCATCAAAAATGCCAATACGCTCAGAGACCTGCCCCGGCAGTTGGATACTTTCGACCTGGCGATCCTGGATACCCTGCCGGATGTCAATTGGCTGAATGAGGTATTCCGAACTGCGCCCATTCAGAAGTATATGCTGAGCGCTTCCGGCGGAAGCGACAACGGAAGCTATTACATCGCCGGAGAATACCTGGACCAGGATGGCGTCTTCCGGGGGCAGGGCTTTAAAAAATACCTGCTCCGGTTCAACGGCGAGGTGAAAAGCCGGCGGATAAAGATCGGGAACAACCTCTCCTTCTCCTTTGCCGACCAGAAGGTGATCAACAGCTCCGGAGACGGCGCCGGGCCGGGCAACGAGCTCAGCGGAATCCGCTACACCCTGATCGCAGCTCCGGTTTTCCCCATCCGGAATAAAGATGGCGAGTACATCAAGACCTCCACCGAACTGGGCGAACCTAACCTTTTTGGCGATGGCAACGCCAACCCCCTTGCCTTTATCGACGCCACCGACTGGACGATCAAGCGATACCGCTTCTTTGGCAGCGTATTCGCTGAACTCAACCTCCTGGAAGGGCTCAACCTGCGGACCACTCTGGGCGGCGATTTCCTGTTTCGCAACGAAAAGCTCTTCAAAGAACGCCTGTCCCAGGCCATTTACGACCCTTCCTCCCTCAACGAGGGAAGGGTAATCGAGCAGAACCTGGTCTGGAACAATACGCTCGACTTCTCCCGGTCGCTGGGGGCCTCCGATCAACACCGTTTCTCGGTGCTTTTGGGCATGGAAGCCATCCAGAACCGGACGGATTACCTGGGGGCTTCCGCCAACAATTTTTTGCTCACTGACCCGGTTTATCGCTACATCAACAACAGCCTTACCCAGGAGGTCGGCGATATTAATGCCTCCGGCATCGTGACGGAGTGGGCCCTCTTGTCCTATTTCGGGCAGTTGAATTATTCTTACGGCGGGCGTTATGTCCTGAACGCTTCGGTCCGAAGAGACGGGTCTTCCCGCTTTGGCAAAGAGAACCGCTACGGAACCTTTCCCTCCGTGTCGGTGGCCTGGAATGTGTCCAACGAACCTTTCTTTGCCGGCGTAGGCCTCTTCTCCGACCTGAAAATCCGGGCCAGCTGGGGCGTGTTGGGCAACCAGGAGATCGGCAATTACCCCTTTAGCTCCCTGGTCGAAACCGGGCGCCGGGTATATGCCTTCGGCGGGCAGATCGCCACCGGGGCCGCCCTGATCGAAACCGGCAACCCCAAGATCAAATGGGAAACGACCACCCAACGCGACATCGGCCTGGAATTGAGCCTGCTGAAAGGCCGTTTCACCTTGCTTGCCGATTACTACGAAAAGAAAAGCTCGGACATCCTGGTGCGGGTGCCCATCCCGCAGGCGGGCGGCTCCCTGAACCCGCCTTTTGTCAATGCCGGAGAAGTGGAAAATAAAGGCTTTGAACTGGCCCTCGGCTACCAGCAGCGCATCAGGGATTTCCACTTCAGCATCAACGGAAATATATCTACGGTCCAGAATGTGGTACTTTCCCTGGCGGACAGCGAACCCATCCTGGGCGGGTTTGGGCTTTCCGACGGGCCGCTCACCAAAACCGAGCCGGGCTACCCCATCGGCTCGTTCTTCCTGTACAAGATGGAAGGCCTTTTTCAAACCCAGGAAGAGATCGACGCCAGCCCTTTTCAGAGCGACGACACCCGCCCCGGGGACGTGAAGTTTGCCGACCTCAACGACGACGGGGTGATCGATGATGAAGACCGCGCTCACCTGGGCAATCCCTTTCCGGAATTGATCTACGGGATCAACACGGCTTTTGAATTTAAAAATTTCGACCTGTCCCTTTTGTTCCAGGGAGTGAAAGGCAACGACGTCTACTTCCTGTACGGCAATTTCGCCTATGAAACCCAGTCGAGGGGCTTCAACGCTTACCGGGACATTCTGGACAGCTGGTCGCCGGGCAATACCGATGCCACCATTCCTAAAGTTAGCGTTGACGACCGGAATGGCAACCGCCGGCCCTCCACCCGCTTCCTGGAGGATGGTTCTTATATGAGGCTCCGGAACGTCACCCTGGGGTACGACTTCAGCAATTTATTGAAAAACACAAAAGTGGCCAGCCGCCTGCGGGTATACCTCAGCGTGCAAAATGCCCTGACCTTCACTTCCTATCCCGGGCTGGACCCGGAGATACAGGCCAATACCAACGATACGCAAGGCTTTAACGTCTCCTCCGACCTGGCGGTAGGCATCGACTGGGGCACCGTTCCCGCCCCGAGGACTTTCATTGCGGGGGTGAACCTGGACTTTTAG
- a CDS encoding tetratricopeptide repeat protein, with protein sequence MDSFIEALRWNPENAAVLIMLGNLYAQAQNDNNTALQFFQRAVELDPKDHIALNNLAGLLAKQGKRQEALEHFQRVLELAPDTPKPPTASPCSTTRKASSCRHSTGLSALSKPTLANTRSWRPPACSWPGRSLRPIWKPPRPNLCISPS encoded by the coding sequence ATGGACAGCTTCATCGAAGCCCTGCGCTGGAACCCCGAAAACGCCGCCGTCCTCATCATGCTTGGCAACCTTTACGCCCAGGCGCAAAATGACAATAACACCGCCCTGCAATTCTTCCAGCGCGCCGTCGAGCTCGACCCGAAAGACCACATAGCCCTCAACAACCTGGCCGGCCTGCTCGCCAAACAAGGCAAGCGGCAGGAAGCCCTGGAGCACTTCCAGCGCGTCCTGGAGCTGGCGCCCGATACCCCCAAGCCGCCTACGGCATCGCCCTGCTCCACGACCAGGAAGGCGAGCTCCTGCCGGCATTCGACTGGGCTATCCGCGCTCTCAAAGCCAACACTGGCGAACACTCGCAGCTGGCGCCCGCCTGCGTGCAGCTGGCCCGGCAGATCGCTCAGGCCTATCTGGAAGCCACCCCGCCCGAATCTCTGTATCAGCCCTTCCTAG
- a CDS encoding RagB/SusD family nutrient uptake outer membrane protein, which translates to MKKAFSRFLLIFATLAAVSCESILDKEPLGQLDADTFFNSPEDAIQAINAAYEYLPFSSENNNFYWAFGTVASDNAIAGGDGSRPGIVEIDFLTHTPRTQEFNDFWKLSYSGITQCNTVIEKVPAIDMDETLKDRIVGEALFLRAYYYFGLAQVFGGGPLMTEVLAPEDLKIPKSPASDIFNQVIEDCSAAAELLPVEYSAANTGRATRGAAYGLAAKANLYLKDWNGVLEYTARVKGLGIYALMPDYLDNFREGTQNNSESVWEIQHDNLELGVGNSLNQWWASKKFTTGYGFAEVTQDFVDEFEPGDPRLKFTVAMNNDPYFGLIYKRSYSSTGFGVRKYLQPDSTASQKADGDINYTAIRYAEVLLWEAEALANLGQVAEAQAPLEEVRARARAQADDPDTALPPATATNQEEMLELIRHERRVELGFEMHRFFDLVRWGIAALEVEEFQTGKHEVYPIPQTELDLNPNLVQNPGY; encoded by the coding sequence ATGAAAAAAGCATTCTCACGCTTCTTATTGATCTTCGCCACCCTGGCCGCCGTTTCCTGCGAGAGCATCCTGGACAAGGAACCCCTGGGGCAGTTGGACGCGGACACTTTTTTCAACAGCCCCGAAGATGCCATTCAGGCCATCAATGCAGCCTATGAGTATCTTCCCTTCAGCAGTGAAAACAACAACTTCTACTGGGCCTTCGGCACGGTGGCCTCCGATAACGCCATCGCCGGCGGCGACGGCTCCCGGCCGGGCATTGTCGAGATCGATTTCCTGACGCATACCCCTCGGACCCAGGAGTTTAATGACTTTTGGAAGTTGAGCTACTCCGGGATTACGCAGTGCAACACCGTGATCGAAAAAGTGCCGGCCATCGACATGGATGAAACGCTGAAAGACCGGATAGTAGGGGAGGCCCTGTTTCTTCGCGCCTATTATTACTTCGGCCTGGCGCAGGTGTTCGGCGGAGGGCCGCTGATGACCGAGGTGCTGGCCCCGGAAGACCTGAAAATCCCGAAGTCTCCCGCTTCCGACATTTTCAACCAGGTTATCGAAGATTGCAGCGCGGCGGCGGAGCTCCTGCCGGTGGAGTACAGCGCAGCGAATACAGGCCGGGCCACCCGGGGCGCTGCTTATGGCCTGGCGGCAAAAGCAAACCTGTATCTGAAAGACTGGAACGGGGTACTGGAATACACCGCCAGGGTGAAAGGCCTGGGCATCTATGCCTTAATGCCCGACTATCTGGACAATTTCCGGGAGGGAACCCAGAACAACAGCGAGTCCGTCTGGGAAATCCAGCACGACAACCTCGAACTAGGCGTGGGCAACTCCCTTAACCAATGGTGGGCCTCCAAAAAATTCACGACGGGTTATGGCTTTGCCGAAGTGACTCAGGATTTCGTCGATGAATTCGAACCCGGCGACCCCCGGCTCAAGTTCACCGTGGCGATGAACAACGACCCCTACTTCGGCCTCATTTATAAACGTTCCTATTCGAGTACCGGCTTTGGCGTCCGGAAATACCTGCAGCCGGACTCCACCGCAAGCCAGAAGGCCGACGGCGATATCAACTATACCGCCATTCGTTACGCCGAAGTCCTGCTTTGGGAAGCCGAAGCGCTGGCCAACCTGGGGCAGGTGGCCGAAGCCCAGGCGCCCTTAGAAGAAGTCAGGGCCCGCGCCCGGGCGCAGGCCGACGACCCGGATACAGCCCTTCCGCCGGCAACGGCAACGAACCAGGAGGAGATGCTCGAACTCATCCGCCACGAACGGAGAGTGGAACTGGGCTTCGAGATGCACCGCTTTTTCGACCTGGTGCGCTGGGGCATCGCCGCTTTGGAGGTCGAAGAATTTCAAACCGGCAAGCACGAGGTTTATCCCATTCCCCAAACAGAACTGGATTTGAACCCTAATCTTGTGCAGAATCCGGGGTATTGA
- a CDS encoding helix-turn-helix transcriptional regulator has product MKVYREITPLGSEDVFVLIDSVDNGFDYPIHNHPEYELTLVMGSSGRRIVGDSTEKYQDSDLVLIGPFLHHKWDGDGAPKEKGAHCRVITLQFEANLFDSKIFRKKPFFEIRKMLESSSRGMRFSGRAFETAREKMIQLTQLSGMASILKFLDLMNGLAESREKACLASEGYSKQPVDGKSERIKVAYQYILDHFTRQDLKVGDVAERLNMSDSAFSHFFKKSANKSFKQFLIDHRIGHACKLLIETDLSISEIGYQCFNNLTNFNRLFKKNRECTPFEYRKSYKEKNSFDWTTQKALYQFMPADEEVRAIFKPKEYSARLVHP; this is encoded by the coding sequence ATGAAAGTTTACCGAGAGATCACGCCGCTGGGAAGCGAAGATGTATTTGTTCTCATCGACTCTGTCGACAACGGCTTCGACTACCCCATTCACAATCATCCGGAATACGAGTTGACTCTGGTCATGGGAAGTTCCGGCAGGCGGATCGTTGGCGACAGCACGGAAAAGTACCAGGACAGCGACCTGGTGCTGATCGGCCCCTTTCTTCACCATAAATGGGACGGGGACGGGGCGCCTAAAGAGAAAGGCGCTCATTGCCGGGTGATCACGCTGCAATTCGAGGCGAACCTTTTCGATTCCAAAATATTCCGGAAAAAGCCGTTTTTTGAGATTCGGAAGATGCTGGAAAGCTCCAGCCGGGGCATGCGGTTTTCCGGCCGGGCATTCGAAACCGCCAGGGAAAAGATGATCCAGCTGACTCAACTGAGCGGCATGGCGAGCATCCTGAAATTTCTGGACCTGATGAACGGCCTGGCGGAATCAAGGGAGAAGGCGTGCCTGGCCAGCGAGGGTTACAGCAAACAACCGGTTGACGGGAAGAGCGAAAGAATAAAGGTGGCATATCAGTATATACTCGACCACTTCACCCGGCAGGACTTAAAGGTTGGCGACGTCGCTGAGCGGCTCAACATGTCTGATTCCGCCTTCAGCCATTTCTTTAAAAAGAGCGCCAACAAAAGCTTCAAGCAATTTCTCATCGACCACCGCATCGGGCATGCCTGCAAGCTGTTGATCGAGACGGACCTGTCCATCAGCGAGATCGGCTACCAGTGCTTCAACAACCTGACCAACTTCAACCGCCTGTTCAAAAAAAACCGGGAATGCACCCCCTTCGAGTACCGCAAATCTTACAAAGAGAAAAATTCTTTTGACTGGACGACTCAGAAGGCCCTCTACCAATTCATGCCTGCCGATGAGGAGGTTCGGGCTATTTTTAAGCCGAAAGAGTATTCGGCGAGGTTGGTGCATCCTTAG
- a CDS encoding DUF4440 domain-containing protein produces MAQKGSKDFGQIKKILFQQQQDWNNGNIDAFMEAYWKSEELQFGGAAGITRGWQQTLNGYKSRYPDKATMGKLTFEVKDMTRHSRKVVSLTGSWELERAHDRPGGHFLLIWRKIKGKWKIVVDHTSQKG; encoded by the coding sequence TTGGCACAGAAAGGCTCCAAGGATTTTGGCCAAATTAAAAAGATTCTTTTCCAACAGCAGCAAGACTGGAATAATGGAAACATCGATGCCTTCATGGAAGCCTATTGGAAGTCGGAAGAGCTGCAGTTTGGCGGAGCTGCAGGCATCACCAGGGGCTGGCAGCAGACCCTTAACGGCTATAAGTCCAGATATCCTGATAAGGCAACAATGGGTAAACTCACCTTCGAAGTTAAAGACATGACAAGGCACAGCCGGAAAGTGGTAAGCCTGACAGGTAGCTGGGAGTTGGAAAGGGCGCACGACCGGCCGGGCGGGCACTTTCTCCTGATATGGAGAAAGATCAAGGGGAAATGGAAGATCGTGGTGGACCATACCAGCCAGAAAGGTTGA
- the glgA gene encoding glycogen synthase → MKALFYTREYPPYVYGGAGVHVEYLAAELAKLMEVEVRSFGDQNEASGNLTVRGFPFENPVFNQADDKLKAVLKTLSTCLQMNADAIDADVVHCHTWYAHFAGIIAKLCYGIPLVITTHSLEPLRPWKREQLGRGYDASSWVEKTAIEMADAVIAVSRETKQDVLKYFDVEEDKIKVIYNGIDLQQYVVTEDTSTLKEYGIDPSKPYVLFVGRITRQKGIIHLVNAIKYIEPDTQVVLCAGAPDTPEIAREMEDSVNEVKKTRSNVIWIDKMLEKPEVIQLYSHADVFCCPSIYEPFGIINIEAMACNTAVVASAVGGIKEVVVHGETGLLIPLEQQDKAPFEPVDPDRFSKALADGINKLIADPALSAAMAQKGRKRVEDHFDWVAIAGQVERLYESLISG, encoded by the coding sequence ATGAAAGCACTTTTCTACACCAGAGAATATCCCCCCTATGTCTACGGCGGAGCAGGCGTCCACGTGGAATACCTGGCGGCGGAATTGGCGAAACTGATGGAAGTGGAGGTGCGCTCTTTTGGAGATCAAAACGAAGCGAGCGGAAATTTAACCGTCAGGGGTTTTCCCTTTGAAAACCCCGTTTTCAACCAGGCTGACGACAAATTAAAGGCGGTGCTGAAAACATTGAGCACTTGCCTGCAGATGAATGCGGATGCCATTGATGCCGATGTGGTGCACTGCCACACCTGGTACGCCCACTTTGCCGGCATCATCGCCAAATTGTGTTACGGCATTCCCTTAGTGATTACGACGCATTCCCTCGAGCCTCTCCGGCCCTGGAAAAGAGAGCAATTGGGAAGAGGGTACGACGCCTCCTCCTGGGTGGAAAAAACAGCCATAGAAATGGCGGATGCGGTAATTGCCGTTTCCAGGGAAACGAAGCAGGATGTTTTGAAATACTTTGACGTTGAGGAAGATAAAATAAAGGTCATTTACAACGGAATCGACCTGCAGCAGTACGTCGTCACGGAAGATACCTCTACGCTGAAGGAATATGGCATAGACCCATCCAAGCCCTACGTGCTGTTCGTGGGCCGGATCACCCGGCAAAAAGGCATCATACATTTGGTGAACGCCATAAAGTATATAGAACCGGATACGCAGGTCGTATTGTGCGCCGGCGCGCCCGATACTCCTGAAATTGCAAGGGAGATGGAAGACAGCGTCAACGAGGTCAAAAAAACCAGGAGCAACGTTATCTGGATCGACAAAATGCTGGAAAAACCGGAAGTCATCCAGTTGTATTCCCATGCCGACGTGTTTTGCTGCCCGTCCATATACGAACCTTTTGGCATCATCAATATTGAAGCCATGGCCTGCAATACGGCGGTGGTGGCAAGCGCGGTCGGCGGCATAAAAGAAGTGGTCGTACATGGAGAAACCGGCCTGTTGATTCCGCTGGAACAGCAAGACAAAGCTCCTTTTGAACCGGTGGACCCGGACCGGTTTTCAAAAGCCCTGGCCGACGGGATAAACAAACTAATTGCCGACCCGGCATTGAGCGCGGCTATGGCCCAAAAGGGCAGAAAAAGGGTGGAAGATCATTTTGACTGGGTAGCTATTGCCGGGCAGGTTGAACGGTTATATGAATCCCTGATTTCAGGATGA